A region from the Hylaeus volcanicus isolate JK05 chromosome 6, UHH_iyHylVolc1.0_haploid, whole genome shotgun sequence genome encodes:
- the LOC128878080 gene encoding GPI transamidase component PIG-S has protein sequence MKFIEKYRVYASISFAVLLLGIGVPLWWHTTAVQRVPLPYAGIDGLSDLDVKIETKIVIAALSRDRAKMLARDITEAFENADIYRVEVLYHVISTSLVASAFTHRELEKIAATSFDLDVGELLLLETNNLNDAVLVGSKRALYFSTETTGSTLIQVLSEWMLREKSLSLTKNALAEPTLYSLDEENRRRFPASPAYDVLITMVNPNPEKLKVVWDLRTMTEEYVEPFLDEVSISSNFSVKSQWLYLLPLEVSPKRVPDSSVLGRHFALPEDVLPQLITPLEKKLASQVSLHPTINFVIYAVPCDNGPLHIYTRSGHRSKSNANVEAFLSPRWGGVVLINPSLESCAAAKPNEPVTMIPEEATVVGTFLAQLKLLLGIPEPKFLHGVTTVPSVGLKLRDWEVDALLRVRTIEQLTSAKLTLQSLARLLKEIGNIVITDVVGDRIKAALRLVEDSAERLADGDLRQGFLLSKAAFVAAEAAFSDPTLLALLYFPEDQKYAVYIPLFLPAMIPVLLSLKNIYKHYRKAIA, from the exons atgaaatttatagagAAATACAGAGTTTACGCAAGCATATCCTTCGCTGTGCTGCTGCTGGGCATCGGAGTTCCTCTTTGGTGGCACACCACCGCTGTGCAGCGTGTTCCACTTCCCTATGCTGGAATCGATGGACTCTCTGATCTGGATgtcaaaattgaaacgaaaattgttaTCGCAGCCCTTTCTCGAGACAGAGCCAAAATGTTGGCTCGCGACATAACGGAAGCCTTCGAGAATGCCG ACATTTATCGAGTGGAAGTTCTATACCATGTGATATCCACCAGCTTAGTGGCATCAGCGTTCACGCATCGCGAATTGGAAAAGATAGCAGCGACTAGTTTCGATCTTGACGTCGGTGAACTTTTACTCTTGGAAACGAACAACTTGAACGACGCGGTTCTCGTCGGTTCGAAACGAGCACTCTACTTTTCCACGGAAACGA CCGGATCGACCTTGATTCAAGTGTTGTCCGAATGGATGTTGCGCGAAAAATCGTTATCCCTGACAAAGAACGCGCTCGCCGAGCCAACTTTGTACAGTTTGGACGAGGAAAATAGAAGGAGATTTCCAGCTAGTCCAGCTTATGACGTACTGATCACAATGGTGAATCCTAATCCAGAAAAATTGAAGGTCGTCTGGGATCTACGCACGATGACCGAGG AATACGTTGAACCTTTTCTCGACGAGGTTTCTATTTCGAGCAATTTTTCGGTGAAATCGCAGTGGCTGTACTTGCTTCCGTTGGAAGTGAGTCCGAAACGCGTGCCCGATAGTAGTGTGCTAGGTAGGCACTTTGCTCTACCGGAGGACGTATTGCCGCAGCTGATCACACctttggaaaagaaattag CGTCGCAGGTCAGTCTTCATCCGACTATCAATTTCGTAATCTATGCTGTTCCATGCGATAATGGTCCTCTGCATATTTACACGCGTTCTGGCCACAGGTCGAAAAGCAACGCCAATGTTGAAGCATTTTTGTCGCCAAG GTGGGGTGGTGTAGTGTTGATCAATCCATCTTTGGAGAGTTGCGCTGCCGCAAAACCCAACGAACCGGTCACCATGATCCCTGAGGAGGCTACCGTCGTTGGCACATTCCTCGCACAACTAAAGCTTCTTCTGGGTATTCCTGAGCCG aaatttttacaCGGCGTTACCACAGTCCCTTCGGTAGGATTGAAATTGCGTGACTGGGAAGTCGACGCTTTACTACGTGTTCGCACGATCGAGCAGCTAACTTCGGCTAAGTTAACACTACAATCACTCGCTCGACTTCTCAAAGAAATTGGAAACATCGTGATCACAGATGTTGTAGGGGATAGAATAAAAGCTGCCTTACGTTTGGTTGAAGATTCGGCCGAACGACTGGCTGACGGAGATCTCAGGCAAGGCTTCTTGCTGAGCAAGGCAGCATTTGTTGCCGCGGAAGCTGCATTCTCGGATCCGACGCTTTTAGCTTTACTATATTTTCCCGAAGACCAAAA GTATGCCGTGTATATACCTCTTTTCCTACCAGCTATGATACCAGTATTACTTTCcttaaagaatatatataaacattatcGGAAGGCCATCGCGTGA